From the uncultured Methanomethylovorans sp. genome, the window TAGAGCAGGATCTCTTCCACATATCGTTCCACTTCTTCTTTACGTGGTTTGTACCTGTCGATGCCCACACCTCTGCGCACATAATCTCCCACGAGCACAGAAAGAGCCTGGGCAGTACCACCGGCACTACGTATGGGACCGGCATACAAGATACGGATGTACTCACTGCCATCATCATTCTTCCCTAGGTCCACCCTGTCAATACCTTCAATTGGTGCTGCAACCACACCTTCCGTAAGCATTGCCATGGATACGCGGATAGCTGCTTCTATAGCTTTTTTCCTGTCATCGATATTACCAACAGCACCCATAGCTACATCCCTGCCAAGAGCAAGGGCAGCCTCTTCACGAGACATGGTTTTTTCCAGTTCTCTAATATGTTGAGCTACACCTTTTACTCCTATGAGGTTTTCTACCCTGTCAGCCAGGTCCTTGGCAAGCGGTATTTCTACAAAGGGCTTTGGGTCACGTCCCCGTTTTCTGGCTTCGTTAGATATGTCCATCTCCTGTTTTAGCTTTGCATCAAGCCAGTGGAAATACTCCCACATCGAGTCGCTTGCAATTATTTCTCCCATCCTGGAAAACCTCAAAGTGTATACATATTAAGGAAAATTGTAAAGATAGTTTAAGCAATATTCTTTATCACTCCCCGATATAAAAAACAATCTCTAGCTAGGGTATATGTTCATGTGCATCAAAGTTGTAACTTATTCTTTACTAAATGAACAGGGTTATATATCAGAAAAAGGAACAGAATATGAGGAGAAACTCCTGCTATATTATACTAAAAAGAGGTTTCATATGAAGAAGACCTTATGCATCTTAATTATCATGTTTTTCATTACAATGGGCACTGCCGGCGCAGAACTTTTTAGCGATCTGGATAGAGCTATTACTGAATACAATGCTTACTATGAAGAACTTCCCAGTCCTCTGAAAGTGCTTCTCGGTAATGAGGGGATCTTGGCTAACATTACAATGAATGATGGCAGTCAACTGAATGTATATCTAGTTACGGAAAATGGCAGAGTTGATGAATTTGAAAAGGTCACACAGGTTGAAGATTATAAACCTACAGTGATCATAACTGCTGACGAAGATACAGTTACAAGCCTCATAAATACCGCAGACCCTATTTCAGTCTACGAAGCTGCTTCTGAGAATGGGACTATTACTGTTGATCCAGTGGGCCCTGTAAGTACTGCTAAGTTTCTGGTTTATGATAATATCCTTGAACCAGGCTGGAATATTCTCAAAAGCCTTTAAAAAGTAAAAAACTATAATGCCACCTAATAAGTGGCTCTTTTTTAAAATTATGTTATGTTTCTAGCATGCCTTTGATATTTCACCAGCTTTTATTTTAAAGTGATCTACTAAAAAACTAAATATATTATTCATACACTTTTATCATTGAAATATGATCCATTCCTGCATCATCAAAATATCACTACATTCGTGAAATCCGAATTTTCTGTAGAAACCTATAGCTTTGATCTGAGAATCAAGATACAATTTTTTAATGCCTTTTGCTTTAGCTTTTTCTAATAATTTTTCCATTAAAGCTTTTCCAACATTCATTCCCTATATGGTTTAAGGATACATATTCTTCCAAGCTTGAATCATCTTCCAAATATAATCTGCCAGTAGCTACGGTATATCATTAAAGTATATCAGTAAATGATGTGTTTGCTCATCGAATTCATCCTTTTCTATTAATTCTGGGACTTTTTGTTCTTCTACAAATACCGTTTTCCTTACTTTGAAAGCTTCTTCAAATCCTTCTTTTCCATTAATCCATTCAAATTTCATGAGTTCACTCTGCTCTGATATATTTGTAGAATATTTAGCTCATACTTCCCAATATATTGGGGAGATTCAACACTCAGCTTTACAAAAATTATCGTTTATTTTAAAAACGAAAGCCTTATTAAGGCATGAATTTTATGCTAATCATCTTGTACATATAAAGGCTAGGTGATCTATTTTGAAAAAAATATTTAACATTGTATTTTTGGCACTATTGATTGTGTCTTTGGTGACCATTTCTGGGTGTGCTGACAAAAATGCAGATGCAAATCAAACTTCAGAACAGACAGCAGCACCTTCAGGAACTGCAAATGAAAAAGTCTATATTGTTGGAACAGAACCCTATTTCCCCCCATTTGAATATGCGGATGCTAATGTTAGCAGCAATATAATTGGTTTTGATGTTGATCTTATTAATGCCATTGCTGCAGATCAGGGATTTAAAGTAGAGTGGAAAGATCTCGAATTCGATGCTCTAATTCCTGCCCTTCAGTCTGGTCAGATCGATATAATTGCTTCAGGTATGACCATTACAGCTGAACGTGAAGAAGCTGTAGATTTTACAGAACCTTATATCAATGCAGGTCTGGCTCTTGCTGTAGCTAATGACAATGAAGAAATAAAAAGTGTTGATGAGTTGAAAGACAAAGTAGCTGCTGTGCAGCAGGGTTCTACTGGCTCCCAGGAAGCTGAGAAACTGAAAGCTGAAGGAAAAATCGGAGACATTATCTATCTTGCACATGTGAATGATATAATCCTCAACATCCAGAACGGTCGTGCAGATTTCACGATTAATGATCTGCCAGTTACTCAAGCATATATGAGCCAGAATCCTGGAGTCATAAAGATCGTGGATGATAATATTACCAGCGATTCATATGGTTTTGCAGTAAAGAGTGGAAACACAGAACTCCTTAATATGCTTAACCAAGGTCTTGAGAACGTCAAGAAAGATGGAACATACGAAAAGATCATGCAAAAATACTTCTAAACACCTTAAATGGCATGCAACAAATGTTGTATGTCATGTTTTTTCATATTGATATGTCAGATTCGCCATAGTCCTCATCGCTATGTTTATATTTAGTCTATGTATTGGCTATAAAAGCAGTTCTTCACATATTTCCAGTACGCCCTGAGGTAGTAAAGTTGTCTCTATTGGATACATATCTAAGTCACATTGTAAAAGTTATCCCTGATCTTCTTTTAGGATCTGTGGTAACCATTGAAGTCACAAGTCTGGGTGTATTTTTTGGTATGATTTTAGGAACCATATCAGGGCTTGGAAAGCTCTCGAAAAACCAATTTTTCCGCTATCCTGCTATTGCATATGTCGATTTTATTAGAGGGACTCCTCTTCTAGTTCAAATATTGCTTTTTTACTATGGTATCCCGGGACTTTTCTCAAACATAACGGGCAAACCTCTGTCTATTGATCCAATTCTTGCCGGTATTATTGTTTGTAGCATAAATAGTGGTGCCTATATTGCAGAGATTGTGCGTGCTGGTGTTCAGTCTATTGATAGGGGACAGATGGAAGCTGCGCGCTCACTAGGAATGACAGAAAGGATGGCTATGAAAGACATAATTCTTCCACAGGCTTTCAAAAGAATAATACCGCCTCTTGGGAATGAATTTATCGCGCTGCTAAAGGACTCATCTCTTTTAGCTGTTATTGGAGTACACGAATTGTTAAAGAACGGTCAACTTTACATTTCAAGGACCTTTGCACCTTTTCCTGTATTTATAGCTGTAGCCCTAATGTACCTTGTAATGACCATTGCAATATCCCGTCTTGTTGCATATTTGGAAAGGAGGCTTGGTGTAAGTGATAGTAATTAAAGATTTATACAAAAATTTTGGAGACCTCCAGGTCCTTAAAGGCATATCAGTTACAATAAAGGACAGTGAAGTGGTGTGTGTAATAGGGCCATCTGGATCTGGAAAAAGCACTTTCCTTCGCTGCATCAATTTTCTGGAAACACCTACTTCTGGAGATATCTGGATAGATGGAGAGATAATAACAGATCCACAGATCAACATCAATAAAATACGGGAGGAGGCTGGTATGGTTTTCCAGCATTTTAATCTCTTTCCTCATAAAACTACTCTTGAGAATGTGTCTCTTGCTCTTATAAAGGTTCGGAGACTTCCTAAAGAGGAAGCTGAAAAAAGAGCATTGGAGATATTGAGAAAAGTAGGACTGGAAGATAAATCTCTTGTATATCCTGCAGCACTTTCCGGCGGACAAAAACAGCGCGTGGCAATAGCACGTGCCTTGGCGATGCATCCAAAGGTCATGCTTTTTGATGAACCAACTTCTGCTCTTGATCCTGAAATGGTAGGGGAAGTATTGACTGTTATGAAAGACTTGGCAAAGATGGGAATGACAATGGTTGTAGTCACTCATGAAATAGGATTTGCACGGGAAGTCAGTGACAGAGTACTTTTTATGGACAGTGGGAAAATATTAGAGGAAGGCACACCTCAAAACATATTCAGCCATGCAAAAAATGAGAGAACCATTGCTTTTCTGAGTAAGGTGCTTTAAATCATTTAATATACATTTAAAATTATTGTTCTGGTCACATCAATATTTCAACTTCTAAAATAGGCTCATTATCTGAGTCTCAATAAGAAATCTATTGACTTTTGAAAATCTGCGCAAAAAAGATAAACAATGGAAAAATCATAGAAAGCTCTCATGAGTGCAATTGAGATTACTGGCCTGACAAAAACTTTTGGTACCCTTATTGCAGTTGATAGGATGGATCTTTCCATCGATCGCGAGATCTTCGGTCTTCTCGGACCTAACGGCTCAGGTAAGACAACAACTGTCAAAATGCTGACCACTATCCTTTCTCCCACTTCAGGCGATGCATTCATATGCGGTCACTCAATTACCAGAAATCCACGGAAAGTGAGGGATAGGATAAGCTATGTACCACAGGATATGGCCGTGGATGCCAAATTAACCGGAAGGGAAAACGTAATCTTTTTTGCAAAGCTCTATGGTGTAAAAAGACCACGTGATATATCTGATGAAGTTCTTTCCAAGATGGAACTTGGTGATCGTGCAGACGATCTTGCAAGGACTTACTCAGGTGGTATGCGTAGAAGACTTGAACTTGCACAGGCGCTTGTTCATGATCCTGAAGTGCTCTTTCTGGATGAGCCAACTATAGGGCTTGATGTTGCAGGCCGAAAAAAGATATGGGAGCACATAATTGATCTAAAGGATAATGGAATGACCGTTTTTGTGACAACTCATTATATGGATGAGGCCAATTATGCCTGTGACAGAGTAGGAATTATTGATCATGGTGTTGTGGTCGCGAATGCTTCGCCAGAAATACTTAAAGCAAATTGTTGCAGTGATATCATTTCTATTAGGGCTGATGGCCAGTATCAAGATGTTGTCATTGAAGGAGTTAAGTTCATCGGGCAAAATGGGGATGAACTGAAATTTGAGGCTCATTCGGGAGGCGAAACTGGTTTTGCTCTTGCCCGTGCACTCTCCGATTCTGGAATGAAAATTAAGTCTTTCGCTATAAAGCAGCCTACTCTGGATGATGTCTTCCTTTCCCTGGTTGCTGAACAGGAAGATATAGGTGAATTTGATTATCGGCGATTTAGGACAATGCTCAGGAGACGAGGATGATTCAGACATTTTATTATCTCGAACGTGATTTCCGGCGCTGGTTTCGTGGAAAGATAAATGTTGTATCTGCACTTGTGATGCCTGCAGCATGGCTCATATTTGTAGGTCTGGCTCTTCCCATCCGTTTCACTGATAATTATCTTGATTTCATTACTCCAGGTATCCTTGTACTGACAATGCTC encodes:
- a CDS encoding ATP-binding cassette domain-containing protein produces the protein MSAIEITGLTKTFGTLIAVDRMDLSIDREIFGLLGPNGSGKTTTVKMLTTILSPTSGDAFICGHSITRNPRKVRDRISYVPQDMAVDAKLTGRENVIFFAKLYGVKRPRDISDEVLSKMELGDRADDLARTYSGGMRRRLELAQALVHDPEVLFLDEPTIGLDVAGRKKIWEHIIDLKDNGMTVFVTTHYMDEANYACDRVGIIDHGVVVANASPEILKANCCSDIISIRADGQYQDVVIEGVKFIGQNGDELKFEAHSGGETGFALARALSDSGMKIKSFAIKQPTLDDVFLSLVAEQEDIGEFDYRRFRTMLRRRG
- a CDS encoding amino acid ABC transporter ATP-binding protein — encoded protein: MIVIKDLYKNFGDLQVLKGISVTIKDSEVVCVIGPSGSGKSTFLRCINFLETPTSGDIWIDGEIITDPQININKIREEAGMVFQHFNLFPHKTTLENVSLALIKVRRLPKEEAEKRALEILRKVGLEDKSLVYPAALSGGQKQRVAIARALAMHPKVMLFDEPTSALDPEMVGEVLTVMKDLAKMGMTMVVVTHEIGFAREVSDRVLFMDSGKILEEGTPQNIFSHAKNERTIAFLSKVL
- a CDS encoding basic amino acid ABC transporter substrate-binding protein — protein: MKKIFNIVFLALLIVSLVTISGCADKNADANQTSEQTAAPSGTANEKVYIVGTEPYFPPFEYADANVSSNIIGFDVDLINAIAADQGFKVEWKDLEFDALIPALQSGQIDIIASGMTITAEREEAVDFTEPYINAGLALAVANDNEEIKSVDELKDKVAAVQQGSTGSQEAEKLKAEGKIGDIIYLAHVNDIILNIQNGRADFTINDLPVTQAYMSQNPGVIKIVDDNITSDSYGFAVKSGNTELLNMLNQGLENVKKDGTYEKIMQKYF
- a CDS encoding GNAT family N-acetyltransferase, which encodes MNVGKALMEKLLEKAKAKGIKKLYLDSQIKAIGFYRKFGFHECSDILMMQEWIIFQ
- a CDS encoding amino acid ABC transporter permease translates to MAIKAVLHIFPVRPEVVKLSLLDTYLSHIVKVIPDLLLGSVVTIEVTSLGVFFGMILGTISGLGKLSKNQFFRYPAIAYVDFIRGTPLLVQILLFYYGIPGLFSNITGKPLSIDPILAGIIVCSINSGAYIAEIVRAGVQSIDRGQMEAARSLGMTERMAMKDIILPQAFKRIIPPLGNEFIALLKDSSLLAVIGVHELLKNGQLYISRTFAPFPVFIAVALMYLVMTIAISRLVAYLERRLGVSDSN